In Myxococcales bacterium, the following proteins share a genomic window:
- a CDS encoding type II secretion system F family protein, with protein sequence MAEFAWEARARTGEVRKGVMEADSADAVNQRLRQQQLNPVKVKKKAKDLNLTIGSGVTTKDLVTFTRLFATMIDAGLPLVQCLEILGGQQTNKIFGNVLREVKSAVEQGASFSDALRKHPKVFDELFVNLVHAGEVGGILDTIMQRLSVYLEKRQKLVRQVRGAMVYPSIVIVIAGGVMTVLLTFVIPAFERMFADFGGGKDALPKLTQIIVALSHGFVSYLPFIIVVLLISTGSFIYFYRTPAGKRVVHKAMLQMPIVGPVLRKIAVARFTRTLGTLLQSGVPILDALDICARTSGNVVIESGIQHVRTKISEGKNMAEPLAETKVFPDMVVQMIAVGEQTGALDQMLNKIADFYEEETDVAVAAMTSAIEPILMVGVGGMVGVVLIAMYLPIFSLAGNIKAD encoded by the coding sequence ATGGCCGAGTTTGCGTGGGAAGCACGCGCCCGAACCGGGGAAGTCCGCAAGGGCGTCATGGAGGCGGACAGCGCGGACGCCGTCAATCAGCGCCTGCGACAGCAGCAGCTCAACCCGGTCAAGGTCAAGAAAAAGGCCAAAGACCTCAACCTGACCATCGGGTCAGGCGTCACGACCAAAGATCTCGTCACCTTCACGCGCCTCTTTGCCACGATGATCGACGCGGGCCTGCCGCTCGTGCAGTGCCTGGAGATCTTGGGCGGTCAGCAGACCAACAAGATCTTCGGGAACGTGCTCAGAGAAGTGAAGAGCGCCGTCGAGCAGGGCGCGTCGTTCAGCGACGCTCTCCGCAAACACCCGAAGGTCTTCGACGAGCTGTTCGTGAACTTGGTCCACGCCGGCGAGGTCGGCGGCATCTTGGACACCATCATGCAGCGTTTGTCGGTGTACCTCGAGAAGCGCCAGAAGCTCGTGCGTCAGGTGCGCGGCGCAATGGTCTATCCGAGCATCGTCATCGTGATTGCCGGCGGTGTCATGACGGTCCTCCTGACCTTCGTGATCCCGGCGTTCGAGCGCATGTTCGCGGATTTCGGCGGTGGCAAGGACGCCCTGCCCAAGCTGACCCAGATCATCGTCGCGCTGTCCCACGGCTTCGTGAGCTATCTGCCGTTCATCATCGTCGTGCTGTTGATCTCGACCGGCTCGTTCATCTACTTCTACCGGACACCCGCCGGAAAACGCGTCGTCCACAAGGCGATGCTGCAGATGCCGATCGTGGGCCCCGTGCTCCGCAAGATCGCCGTCGCACGCTTCACGCGCACGCTGGGCACGCTGCTTCAGTCCGGTGTGCCCATCCTCGACGCACTCGACATTTGCGCGCGAACCAGCGGCAACGTCGTGATCGAGTCGGGCATTCAGCACGTGCGGACCAAGATCAGCGAGGGCAAAAACATGGCCGAGCCGCTGGCCGAGACCAAGGTGTTCCCGGACATGGTCGTCCAGATGATCGCGGTGGGTGAGCAGACCGGCGCCCTCGATCAGATGCTCAACAAGATCGCCGACTTCTACGAAGAAGAAACCGACGTGGCCGTGGCGGCGATGACCAGCGCCATCGAGCCGATCTTGATGGTGGGTGTCGGCGGGATGGTGGGTGTGGTGCTGATCGCGATGTACCTCCCGATCTTCTCCCTCGCCGGTAACATCAAGGCCGACTGA
- a CDS encoding beta-lactamase family protein — protein sequence MIDDPSLREIAENSLVRLGVSPGASLALAHRRAGAWEVRVGGAGHLDRARRRPVSAETPFDLASVTKSVFALTVARLAHRGAIDLGAPLARYLAEARGTPSAELPLELFLAHRAGLAAHRTLFAPLVAGQPVRRTVALQAACNARRADARGPVPEHGFAPVYSDLGYLLAGVAVERAVGQPLDEVVRDEVTGPLGLAFVSARQAVRAEGFSSRVAATEVVAWRGGVVRGLVHDENAWALGGHGLCGHAGLFGTAESVARFGCAVLDVLSGRAPELLPPEAAEWLVRPRPGSTLRAGFDGVEGPGSAAGTQMSRRTFGHLGFTGTSLWCDPDAGVVAVILTNRVHPTRDHLAIRKARPRVQDALISLLCPRP from the coding sequence ATGATTGATGACCCGTCGCTCCGCGAAATCGCCGAAAACTCCCTGGTGCGGCTCGGCGTCAGCCCAGGAGCCAGCCTCGCGCTCGCCCATCGCCGAGCGGGGGCCTGGGAGGTTCGTGTCGGGGGGGCCGGCCACCTCGACCGGGCCCGGCGCCGGCCGGTCTCAGCGGAAACACCCTTCGATCTGGCCTCGGTGACCAAGTCGGTGTTCGCGCTGACGGTGGCGCGCCTGGCCCATCGGGGCGCCATCGATCTTGGTGCTCCTCTCGCTCGATACCTGGCCGAGGCGCGGGGAACCCCCTCGGCCGAACTTCCCCTGGAGCTCTTCCTGGCCCATCGCGCGGGCCTCGCCGCTCACCGCACTCTGTTCGCCCCGCTGGTCGCCGGTCAGCCCGTTCGGCGCACCGTGGCCCTGCAGGCGGCGTGCAACGCGCGCCGAGCCGACGCTCGAGGACCGGTCCCTGAGCATGGATTCGCGCCGGTCTACAGCGACCTCGGGTACCTGCTCGCCGGCGTTGCCGTCGAGCGGGCGGTCGGGCAACCACTCGACGAGGTCGTCAGGGACGAGGTCACGGGCCCGCTCGGGCTCGCTTTCGTCTCCGCTCGCCAAGCCGTGCGGGCCGAAGGTTTCTCGTCCCGGGTCGCGGCCACCGAGGTCGTTGCATGGCGCGGTGGGGTCGTGCGCGGGCTCGTGCACGACGAGAACGCCTGGGCCCTCGGAGGTCACGGCCTGTGTGGGCATGCCGGCCTATTCGGCACCGCCGAGTCCGTCGCCCGTTTCGGTTGCGCGGTCCTCGATGTCCTCAGCGGGCGCGCTCCGGAGCTACTGCCCCCGGAAGCTGCCGAGTGGCTCGTTCGCCCCCGGCCCGGTTCGACCTTGCGCGCCGGCTTCGACGGAGTCGAGGGCCCAGGGTCGGCCGCGGGCACCCAGATGAGTCGCCGGACTTTCGGGCACCTCGGGTTCACCGGCACCAGCCTCTGGTGCGATCCCGATGCCGGGGTCGTGGCGGTGATATTGACCAATCGGGTGCATCCGACGCGCGATCACCTGGCCATACGCAAGGCACGCCCCAGGGTTCAAGACGCATTGATTTCGCTGCTCTGTCCCCGCCCCTGA
- the ssb gene encoding single-stranded DNA-binding protein, with protein sequence MAEGLNRVFLLGNLGADPELKVTSSGQAVLKMRLATSETYLDKNRVRQERTEWHNVVVWGKRAEALGKFLTKGSRLMVEGGLRTSSYEDREGHKRYRTEIVANNIILSGSGGGGGGARGGAGGGGGGGGGSRDDYGAPDEQSPQPSGGYDDADYGGGGDDDIPF encoded by the coding sequence ATGGCTGAAGGACTGAACCGCGTGTTCTTGCTTGGGAATCTGGGAGCGGATCCCGAACTCAAGGTCACCAGCTCGGGGCAGGCTGTATTGAAGATGCGGCTTGCGACGAGTGAGACCTATCTCGACAAGAATCGCGTCCGACAAGAGCGCACCGAATGGCACAACGTCGTGGTGTGGGGCAAACGCGCCGAAGCGCTCGGTAAGTTTCTGACCAAGGGTTCGCGCCTGATGGTCGAGGGCGGGCTTCGGACCTCGAGCTACGAGGACCGCGAGGGGCACAAGCGTTACCGCACCGAGATCGTTGCGAACAACATCATCTTGTCCGGCAGCGGCGGCGGTGGTGGCGGCGCTCGCGGCGGCGCTGGTGGTGGTGGCGGTGGTGGCGGCGGCTCCCGGGACGACTATGGTGCCCCCGATGAGCAATCCCCCCAGCCGAGCGGTGGTTATGACGACGCGGACTACGGTGGTGGTGGCGACGACGACATCCCGTTCTGA
- a CDS encoding FHA domain-containing protein, which yields MWKLSIEDDQANKTVVNLVRDEYSIGRAEENTVRLTERNISRLHAKLARNGTGWVLEDGASYNGCFVNGVRVSEPQGLEHGDLVQVGDYRLEITDEQVSQAAFAKSTVPAMAKGQSMMSQPDRLVMLAGPTPGAEFALAGARVVIGRGEECEISVNHASVSRVHSEIQALGDGRYEIVDRESANGLRVNGVDLKRSLLDARDTIELGDVVFKFIPAGQIYHPGADTTTQIGAVGASMLERHTPAPGVGMERRTAANVGIPPILKGVAGLAFLGVLVMVGMVALGNRQPTAGDPAAQPGDTTLQVLADAMTLVQNGDVEAAHNKVTGEIPENSNARQSNEFKDIEARWADMLLDLAGREPDPQKKRALLERVAQATSVDSVRRKRASNEIAVLDQGVDPSELPSAPKPEGTPADAAAVAPALSGGIVRSDPFATPGSKPRKPEPYAAKPKPSAPETGGPDVKDLAQSGDRAKLTSAKNALKGKAASRKASDSELRMLRALCRQLGDMSCVN from the coding sequence ATGTGGAAGCTCTCAATCGAAGACGACCAGGCCAATAAGACGGTCGTCAATCTCGTCCGCGACGAGTATTCGATTGGGCGCGCCGAGGAGAACACCGTCCGACTGACGGAGCGGAACATCTCTCGGCTCCACGCCAAGCTGGCGCGCAACGGCACGGGCTGGGTGCTCGAAGACGGCGCCAGCTACAACGGTTGTTTCGTCAACGGCGTGCGGGTGAGTGAGCCGCAGGGCCTGGAGCACGGCGACCTGGTGCAGGTCGGCGACTACCGCCTGGAGATCACGGACGAGCAAGTTTCGCAGGCCGCCTTCGCCAAGTCGACCGTGCCCGCGATGGCCAAGGGGCAGTCGATGATGAGCCAGCCGGACCGGCTGGTCATGTTGGCGGGCCCGACACCCGGTGCCGAGTTCGCGCTCGCAGGAGCTCGTGTCGTGATCGGTCGCGGAGAGGAGTGCGAGATCTCCGTGAACCACGCGTCGGTGAGCCGGGTTCATTCGGAAATTCAGGCGCTCGGCGACGGGCGCTACGAGATCGTGGATCGCGAGAGCGCCAACGGACTGCGCGTGAACGGCGTCGACCTGAAACGAAGCTTGCTCGACGCGCGCGACACCATCGAGCTCGGCGACGTGGTCTTCAAGTTCATCCCGGCCGGCCAGATTTACCATCCCGGCGCCGATACGACGACGCAGATCGGCGCCGTCGGGGCCAGCATGCTCGAACGCCACACTCCTGCACCCGGTGTTGGCATGGAGCGGCGCACCGCGGCCAACGTCGGGATCCCGCCGATCTTGAAGGGAGTCGCGGGGCTGGCATTCCTGGGTGTCCTCGTCATGGTCGGCATGGTGGCGCTCGGCAACCGTCAACCCACCGCCGGCGACCCGGCAGCTCAACCAGGGGACACGACGCTGCAGGTGCTAGCCGACGCGATGACGCTCGTTCAGAACGGCGACGTCGAGGCCGCACACAACAAGGTCACCGGCGAAATCCCCGAGAACAGCAACGCCCGCCAGTCCAACGAGTTCAAGGACATCGAGGCACGCTGGGCGGACATGTTGCTCGACCTCGCGGGCCGCGAACCCGATCCGCAGAAGAAGCGCGCACTGCTCGAGCGCGTGGCGCAGGCGACCAGCGTGGACTCGGTCCGTCGCAAGCGCGCCTCCAACGAGATCGCCGTGCTCGATCAGGGAGTCGATCCCTCGGAGCTGCCCAGCGCGCCCAAACCGGAGGGCACACCCGCAGACGCGGCGGCGGTTGCGCCAGCGCTCTCCGGGGGCATCGTGCGCAGCGATCCTTTCGCGACACCGGGCTCGAAGCCGAGAAAGCCGGAACCGTACGCTGCCAAACCGAAGCCGAGCGCGCCGGAGACCGGTGGCCCGGACGTCAAAGATCTCGCCCAGAGTGGTGATCGCGCCAAGCTCACCAGCGCCAAGAATGCGCTAAAGGGCAAAGCGGCGAGCCGCAAGGCCTCCGATAGCGAGCTGCGCATGCTCAGGGCGTTGTGCCGGCAGCTCGGTGACATGAGCTGCGTGAACTGA
- a CDS encoding MerR family transcriptional regulator, protein MSGPRADIPVKLYYRIGEVAEIVGVEPHVLRYWETEFRSIRPSKSAKGQRVYSRRDVDKLLKVKDLLYSHGFTIAGARKRLREAKEEPLAPPTPVTAAASAPPALRESLVSLRAEVVGLLAELGEEDGAGQAGRILSGARLTPPG, encoded by the coding sequence GTGAGCGGACCGCGCGCGGACATCCCCGTAAAGCTCTACTACCGCATCGGGGAGGTCGCGGAGATCGTCGGCGTCGAGCCCCACGTGCTGCGCTACTGGGAGACGGAGTTTCGCTCCATTCGTCCGAGCAAGAGCGCGAAGGGGCAGCGGGTCTATTCTCGGCGTGACGTCGACAAACTGCTCAAGGTCAAGGACCTGCTCTACTCCCACGGTTTCACCATTGCGGGCGCCCGCAAGCGCCTGCGTGAGGCCAAGGAAGAGCCGTTGGCTCCGCCGACGCCGGTCACCGCCGCCGCGAGCGCGCCTCCCGCGCTGCGCGAGAGCCTGGTCAGCCTGCGCGCCGAGGTCGTGGGACTGCTGGCCGAACTGGGCGAGGAAGACGGGGCCGGCCAGGCCGGGCGTATTCTGTCCGGGGCGCGCTTGACTCCTCCCGGCTGA
- a CDS encoding two-component sensor histidine kinase: MPVRLGIPDNLAGAPLPRRLAWVTAARLFFLSAALGVIGSFYLRSAGGETISTQVGWATLGFAFASAGIYAAVLRAGKRLELLALAQLVIDQATWTVLVYLSGGAASGATSFYGLTCVAGAALAGLRGATVAAASGGAFYIGVVTLLERGWLPPPSDQPRTLYELSPSEVVYYVLVNLLMLVVVTLLSGYLAERLRIASGRVVAAEARADQAERMAALGRLAAGLAHEIRNPLGSIAGSIQLLRDSPELSDEDKQLCDIVQREAGRLNDLVTDMMDLTRPRTPQIAEVDVARIARDVVELAGKSGRAVSDVDVVYEGEESVRVEADAGHMKQLTWNLVRNAVQASSAGEVVNVRVTVADGVAELSVSDQGEGIDEAARPRLFDAFFTTRSHGTGVGLAVVKAIAEEHGFGLRVDSEAGQGATFRVSLGRSLAAHDPEPAA; the protein is encoded by the coding sequence GTGCCCGTCCGCCTTGGCATTCCCGACAACCTCGCCGGCGCGCCTTTGCCGCGGCGTCTGGCCTGGGTCACGGCCGCCCGGCTCTTCTTCCTGTCGGCGGCGCTGGGTGTCATCGGCTCTTTCTACCTGCGCAGCGCCGGCGGCGAGACCATCAGCACCCAGGTCGGCTGGGCGACGCTGGGATTTGCCTTCGCCAGCGCCGGCATCTACGCAGCGGTGCTCCGCGCCGGGAAGAGGCTCGAGCTGTTGGCGCTCGCGCAGCTGGTCATCGATCAGGCGACATGGACCGTCCTCGTCTATCTCTCCGGAGGCGCGGCGAGCGGCGCGACGTCATTCTACGGTCTGACCTGCGTCGCGGGCGCGGCGCTCGCCGGCCTCAGAGGCGCAACCGTCGCTGCGGCTTCAGGAGGCGCTTTCTACATCGGCGTGGTCACGCTGCTCGAACGCGGTTGGTTGCCTCCGCCTTCCGACCAACCCCGTACGCTGTACGAGCTCAGCCCGAGCGAGGTCGTCTACTACGTCCTGGTCAACCTGCTGATGCTGGTGGTGGTGACCTTGCTCTCGGGTTACCTGGCGGAGCGGCTGCGCATTGCCAGCGGGCGGGTTGTCGCGGCCGAGGCCCGGGCAGATCAGGCCGAGCGGATGGCGGCGCTTGGCCGCCTGGCCGCCGGTCTCGCCCACGAGATCAGGAACCCACTCGGGTCGATCGCGGGCTCGATTCAGCTGCTCAGGGACAGCCCCGAGCTCTCGGATGAAGACAAACAGCTGTGCGACATCGTGCAGCGAGAGGCCGGCCGCTTGAACGACCTCGTCACGGACATGATGGACCTGACGCGACCTCGTACACCGCAGATCGCCGAGGTGGATGTGGCCCGCATTGCCCGCGATGTCGTCGAGCTGGCTGGCAAGTCCGGACGGGCGGTGTCCGACGTCGACGTCGTGTATGAAGGGGAGGAGAGTGTTCGTGTCGAGGCAGACGCGGGCCACATGAAACAGTTGACCTGGAACCTCGTGCGCAACGCGGTACAGGCAAGCAGCGCGGGTGAGGTGGTGAACGTGCGGGTCACCGTCGCCGACGGCGTCGCCGAGCTCAGTGTGTCCGACCAGGGGGAAGGGATCGACGAGGCGGCCAGACCGCGACTGTTCGACGCATTCTTCACCACCCGCAGCCACGGGACCGGTGTCGGGCTCGCGGTCGTCAAGGCCATCGCCGAAGAGCACGGGTTCGGCCTCCGGGTCGATAGCGAGGCCGGGCAGGGTGCGACCTTCCGGGTCAGCCTGGGGCGGTCGCTCGCGGCCCATGACCCGGAGCCCGCGGCGTGA
- a CDS encoding SDR family oxidoreductase: MAKRGYDDVTLVTGFPNFRARKMVEYLLVVEPRSLFYLIVRDKFAKDAAKIIAALPKAHRERVVIIEGDAAAMDLGLSGAEYRTLGAEIDRVHHLAQITYPGVPRDTTEQTNIGAIREVVELGRCCTNVRSIVVHSSALVSGNREGLVLEDELNRGQTFRSHVEESLARAERLARKASPLPIVVLRPTLIVGDSATGEIERFDGPYLLILVIVTSPQDFPVPLPTRGDALLHLVPIDYVVRAAHHIGRQPGAVGRTFHLADPRPLTVRRVFELVAQSGGKRLPGGFIPTQLTKALLSAPGLGLFAKSPRAFVDTLATPVRYDTRNTDEILAPTPIRCPPFESYVDALVSYVRKRVQERRIQSETERIGEIEDALF; encoded by the coding sequence TTGGCCAAGCGCGGCTACGACGACGTGACCCTGGTCACCGGATTCCCCAACTTTCGCGCGCGGAAGATGGTCGAGTACCTGCTCGTGGTCGAACCGCGCTCGCTGTTCTACCTGATCGTCCGCGACAAGTTCGCCAAGGACGCGGCGAAAATCATCGCCGCTTTGCCGAAGGCACATCGCGAGCGTGTGGTGATCATCGAGGGGGACGCCGCCGCCATGGATCTCGGGCTGAGCGGCGCGGAGTATCGCACGCTTGGGGCCGAGATCGACCGCGTGCACCACCTGGCGCAAATCACCTATCCGGGTGTGCCGCGCGACACCACCGAGCAGACGAACATCGGGGCGATCCGCGAGGTCGTCGAGCTCGGGCGCTGCTGTACCAACGTGAGATCCATCGTGGTCCACTCGAGCGCGCTGGTGAGCGGCAACCGCGAAGGGCTGGTGCTGGAAGACGAGCTCAACCGTGGGCAGACCTTTCGCAGCCACGTCGAAGAGAGCTTGGCGCGCGCCGAACGCCTGGCCAGAAAAGCGTCACCGCTTCCGATCGTCGTGCTGCGGCCGACGTTGATCGTCGGAGACTCGGCGACCGGTGAGATCGAGCGCTTCGACGGCCCCTATCTGCTCATCCTGGTGATCGTCACTTCACCGCAGGACTTCCCGGTGCCGTTGCCGACGCGGGGTGATGCCCTGCTGCACCTGGTGCCCATCGACTACGTGGTGCGCGCGGCCCACCACATTGGGCGCCAGCCAGGCGCCGTCGGGCGAACCTTTCACCTGGCCGACCCTCGACCGCTGACGGTCCGCAGGGTCTTCGAGCTGGTGGCACAGAGTGGCGGCAAACGCCTCCCCGGCGGCTTCATTCCGACGCAGCTGACCAAGGCGCTGCTCTCCGCGCCGGGCCTCGGTCTATTCGCGAAGAGCCCGCGAGCATTCGTCGACACCCTGGCCACGCCGGTGCGTTACGACACTCGCAACACCGACGAGATCCTCGCGCCAACGCCGATTCGCTGCCCGCCGTTCGAGAGCTACGTCGACGCCCTGGTGTCGTACGTGCGAAAGCGCGTCCAAGAGCGGCGCATCCAGAGCGAAACGGAGCGAATCGGTGAGATCGAAGACGCCCTCTTCTGA